One part of the Methylobacterium terrae genome encodes these proteins:
- a CDS encoding endonuclease III domain-containing protein: MSAAPADLAEKALAIHRRLCGVYGCPIPYFHDLDPVSELISSLLSHRTRNADSGRAFKALRARFNDWDSLAAAPTEEVQALISGVTWPELKAPRIQAVLRAVQARAGSLDLGFLRDLPVPEARTWLEAIPGIGPKTSAAVLSFSSLRMPALPVDSHHHRVAQRTGLIGQKVDVGPAHAILRAQLPADWDAQRLYDNHEVLMLHGQRCCFHRNPACGDCAVLDLCPTGQARTEARKPQGTAALHP, encoded by the coding sequence ATGAGCGCCGCACCCGCCGACCTCGCCGAGAAGGCCCTGGCCATCCACCGCCGCCTGTGCGGGGTCTATGGCTGCCCGATCCCGTACTTCCACGACCTCGACCCGGTGAGCGAGCTGATCTCCTCGCTCCTGTCGCACCGCACCCGCAACGCCGATTCGGGCCGGGCCTTCAAGGCCCTGCGGGCGCGCTTCAACGACTGGGATTCGCTCGCCGCCGCGCCGACCGAGGAGGTGCAGGCGCTGATCTCCGGCGTGACCTGGCCCGAGCTGAAGGCGCCCCGCATCCAGGCGGTGCTGCGCGCCGTGCAGGCGCGGGCGGGGAGCCTCGACCTCGGCTTCCTGCGCGATCTTCCGGTGCCGGAGGCGCGGACCTGGCTCGAGGCGATCCCCGGGATCGGGCCGAAGACCAGCGCGGCGGTGCTGTCGTTCAGCAGCCTGCGGATGCCGGCCCTGCCGGTCGACAGCCACCACCACCGCGTGGCGCAGCGCACCGGCCTGATCGGCCAGAAGGTCGATGTCGGCCCCGCCCACGCGATCCTCCGCGCCCAGCTGCCGGCGGACTGGGATGCGCAGCGCCTGTACGACAATCACGAGGTCCTGATGCTGCACGGGCAGCGCTGCTGCTTCCACCGCAACCCGGCCTGCGGGGATTGCGCCGTGCTCGACCTCTGCCCCACCGGCCAAGCCCGGACGGAGGCGCGCAAGCCGCAGGGCACGGCGGCTCTGCACCCCTGA